A single window of Corythoichthys intestinalis isolate RoL2023-P3 chromosome 21, ASM3026506v1, whole genome shotgun sequence DNA harbors:
- the rsph10b gene encoding radial spoke head 10 homolog B isoform X1 encodes MIQGSSNLVRYSKLCHPDCDGQHDDGLHEVPLFFVLTYQRYEGDTREGMFHGRGTAKFKGGHSYTGMFSLGAMHGQGVFTWADKVTYEGEFVRNMPMGQGKYTWPDGSTYEGDVWYGVRHGNGIHKSGNVTYKGQWNHSRRHGKGTVYYNQEETSWYKGNWVLNERVGWGVRCYPSGNIYFGEWKQNLRYGEGTMRWLSLGQLYVGNWHDGVQQGHGTHVWLMKRTEPGAEFRPSNQYTGNFFQGYRHGPGIFYYAGGAIYEGGWQDNKKHGKGKVTLKDGYEFEGQFLNDKMVSPIMTANQAPVLHGMAESLGPDMTVNIDCALEKIPNRNQAVEHKQVRFLLLRYKTELRSIYRFYCRLGQPQIPGGAFLLSRMQLWRLLKDCYVHHRCASLAQLDLYIRDNPDPAEVHSPFTPIMLSRFLSCLVIIAYHIYHKELESSNYILAECFSKLLTDDIFPNAKNVKGFLFKPPERTIVAVDFLTKSWKVYQAYCKVNKPPRDDSTMTNRHILWMYQDLDLYDSDLTISRVMEILSAETLDPSNMSACMEIEIVFLEFYEVLLGCGEVKCQQMTGPYPKIGPSRSSSALARQWQQTLAQDRELDAWSHKIHHFFKQIFFPAVDLLHLL; translated from the exons ATGATACAGGGCAGTTCAAATTTAGTAAGGTATTCTAAACTCTGTCATCCTGACTGCGACGGTCAGCACGACGATGGTTTGCATGAAGTCCCGTTGTTCTTTGTTTTAACTTATCAGAG ATATGAGGGGGACACCAGAGAAGGCATGTTCCATGGGAGAGGAACTGCCAAGTTTAAAGGAGGCCATTCTTATACG GGTATGTTCTCCTTGGGAGCTATGCATGGACAAGGCGTCTTTACCTGGGCTGACAAGGTGACTTATGAG GGCGAGTTTGTGCGCAACATGCCGATGGGCCAGGGTAAGTATACTTGGCCAGACGGCAGTACTTATGAAGGTGACGTGTGGTATGGTGTCAGGCATGGCAATGGAATCCACAAAAGCGGCAATGTGACATACAAAGGGCAATGGAATCACAGCAGGAGGCACGGAAAG GGTACTGTGTATTACAACCAAGAAGAGACATCTTGGTACAAAGGCAACTGGGTGTTGAACGAAAGAGTGGGCTGGGGAGTAAGATG CTACCCCTCTGGAAACATTTATTTTGGTGAGTGGAAGCAGAATTTGAGATATGGAGAGGGCACCATGAGGTGGCTGAGTCTGGGACAGCTCTACGTTGGGAACTGGCATGACGGGGTCCAG CAAGGCCACGGCACACACGTGTGGCTCATGAAACGAACTGAGCCTGGAGCAGAATTCCGTCCCAGCAATCAGTACACGGGGAATTTTTTCCAGGGTTACAGGCATGGACCGGGAATCTTTTACTACGCTGGCGGGGCCATCTATGAAGGAGGATGGCAGGACAATAAAAAACATGGGAAG GGAAAGGTTACCCTTAAGGACGGCTATGAATTTGAAGGACAATTCCTTAATGACAAGATGGTATCTCCCATTATGACAGCAAACCAAGCCCCTGTTCTACATG GTATGGCTGAATCTCTGGGACCGGACATGACTGTCAACATAGATTGCGCTTTGGAAAAAATCCCAAATAGAAACCAAGCTGTTGAGCACAAACAA GTTAGGTTTTTACTGCTCAGGTACAAGACAGAGCTGAGGTCCATCTATCGCTTCTATTGCCGACTGGGCCAACCTCAGATTCCAGGCGGCGCCTTCTTGCTGTCCCGCATGCAGCTGTGGCGCTTGCTCAAAGACTGTTACGTTCACCATCGGTGCGCCAGCTTGGCGCAGCTCGACCTTTACATTCGAG ATAACCCAGACCCAGCAGAGGTTCACTCCCCCTTTACTCCCATAATGCTCAGTCGCTTCCTCAGCTGCCTTGTGATTATTGCCTACCACATCTATCACAAAGAATTGGA GTCATCAAATTACATCCTGGCTGAATGCTTCTCCAAATTGCTGACGGATGACATTTTTCCAAATGCCAAAAACGTCAAAG gctTCCTTTTTAAACCACCAGAACGAACAATTGTGGCTGTGGACTTCCTCACAAAATCGTGGAAGGTTTATCAGGCCTACTGCAAGGTCAACAAACCCCCTAGGGATGACAGCACCATGACAAACCGCCACATACTGTGGATGTATCAG GATCTCGACCTTTACGATAGCGATTTGACCATCTCTAGGGTAATGGAGATCCTCTCTGCAGAGACCCTTGATCCCAGCAATATGTCTGCCTGCATGGAAATAGAG attgTATTCCTGGAGTTTTATGAGGTTCTTCTTGGTTGTGGGGAGGTCAAGTGTCAGCAG ATGACTGGTCCTTACCCCAAGATTGGACCATCGCGATCCTCATCAG CACTAGCTCGTCAGTGGCAACAAACGCTGGCCCAAGACCGTGAACTGGATGCATGGAGTCATAAAATCCATCATTTCTTCAAACAGATCTTCTTCCCTGCTGTTGACCTGCTTCACTTACTGTAA
- the rsph10b gene encoding radial spoke head 10 homolog B isoform X2, translating to MIQGSSNLVRYSKLCHPDCDGQHDDGLHEVPLFFVLTYQRYEGDTREGMFHGRGTAKFKGGHSYTGMFSLGAMHGQGVFTWADKVTYEGEFVRNMPMGQGKYTWPDGSTYEGDVWYGVRHGNGIHKSGNVTYKGQWNHSRRHGKGTVYYNQEETSWYKGNWVLNERVGWGVRCYPSGNIYFGEWKQNLRYGEGTMRWLSLGQLYVGNWHDGVQGYRHGPGIFYYAGGAIYEGGWQDNKKHGKGKVTLKDGYEFEGQFLNDKMVSPIMTANQAPVLHGMAESLGPDMTVNIDCALEKIPNRNQAVEHKQVRFLLLRYKTELRSIYRFYCRLGQPQIPGGAFLLSRMQLWRLLKDCYVHHRCASLAQLDLYIRDNPDPAEVHSPFTPIMLSRFLSCLVIIAYHIYHKELESSNYILAECFSKLLTDDIFPNAKNVKGFLFKPPERTIVAVDFLTKSWKVYQAYCKVNKPPRDDSTMTNRHILWMYQDLDLYDSDLTISRVMEILSAETLDPSNMSACMEIEIVFLEFYEVLLGCGEVKCQQMTGPYPKIGPSRSSSALARQWQQTLAQDRELDAWSHKIHHFFKQIFFPAVDLLHLL from the exons ATGATACAGGGCAGTTCAAATTTAGTAAGGTATTCTAAACTCTGTCATCCTGACTGCGACGGTCAGCACGACGATGGTTTGCATGAAGTCCCGTTGTTCTTTGTTTTAACTTATCAGAG ATATGAGGGGGACACCAGAGAAGGCATGTTCCATGGGAGAGGAACTGCCAAGTTTAAAGGAGGCCATTCTTATACG GGTATGTTCTCCTTGGGAGCTATGCATGGACAAGGCGTCTTTACCTGGGCTGACAAGGTGACTTATGAG GGCGAGTTTGTGCGCAACATGCCGATGGGCCAGGGTAAGTATACTTGGCCAGACGGCAGTACTTATGAAGGTGACGTGTGGTATGGTGTCAGGCATGGCAATGGAATCCACAAAAGCGGCAATGTGACATACAAAGGGCAATGGAATCACAGCAGGAGGCACGGAAAG GGTACTGTGTATTACAACCAAGAAGAGACATCTTGGTACAAAGGCAACTGGGTGTTGAACGAAAGAGTGGGCTGGGGAGTAAGATG CTACCCCTCTGGAAACATTTATTTTGGTGAGTGGAAGCAGAATTTGAGATATGGAGAGGGCACCATGAGGTGGCTGAGTCTGGGACAGCTCTACGTTGGGAACTGGCATGACGGGGTCCAG GGTTACAGGCATGGACCGGGAATCTTTTACTACGCTGGCGGGGCCATCTATGAAGGAGGATGGCAGGACAATAAAAAACATGGGAAG GGAAAGGTTACCCTTAAGGACGGCTATGAATTTGAAGGACAATTCCTTAATGACAAGATGGTATCTCCCATTATGACAGCAAACCAAGCCCCTGTTCTACATG GTATGGCTGAATCTCTGGGACCGGACATGACTGTCAACATAGATTGCGCTTTGGAAAAAATCCCAAATAGAAACCAAGCTGTTGAGCACAAACAA GTTAGGTTTTTACTGCTCAGGTACAAGACAGAGCTGAGGTCCATCTATCGCTTCTATTGCCGACTGGGCCAACCTCAGATTCCAGGCGGCGCCTTCTTGCTGTCCCGCATGCAGCTGTGGCGCTTGCTCAAAGACTGTTACGTTCACCATCGGTGCGCCAGCTTGGCGCAGCTCGACCTTTACATTCGAG ATAACCCAGACCCAGCAGAGGTTCACTCCCCCTTTACTCCCATAATGCTCAGTCGCTTCCTCAGCTGCCTTGTGATTATTGCCTACCACATCTATCACAAAGAATTGGA GTCATCAAATTACATCCTGGCTGAATGCTTCTCCAAATTGCTGACGGATGACATTTTTCCAAATGCCAAAAACGTCAAAG gctTCCTTTTTAAACCACCAGAACGAACAATTGTGGCTGTGGACTTCCTCACAAAATCGTGGAAGGTTTATCAGGCCTACTGCAAGGTCAACAAACCCCCTAGGGATGACAGCACCATGACAAACCGCCACATACTGTGGATGTATCAG GATCTCGACCTTTACGATAGCGATTTGACCATCTCTAGGGTAATGGAGATCCTCTCTGCAGAGACCCTTGATCCCAGCAATATGTCTGCCTGCATGGAAATAGAG attgTATTCCTGGAGTTTTATGAGGTTCTTCTTGGTTGTGGGGAGGTCAAGTGTCAGCAG ATGACTGGTCCTTACCCCAAGATTGGACCATCGCGATCCTCATCAG CACTAGCTCGTCAGTGGCAACAAACGCTGGCCCAAGACCGTGAACTGGATGCATGGAGTCATAAAATCCATCATTTCTTCAAACAGATCTTCTTCCCTGCTGTTGACCTGCTTCACTTACTGTAA
- the rsph10b gene encoding radial spoke head 10 homolog B isoform X3, whose product MPMGQGKYTWPDGSTYEGDVWYGVRHGNGIHKSGNVTYKGQWNHSRRHGKGTVYYNQEETSWYKGNWVLNERVGWGVRCYPSGNIYFGEWKQNLRYGEGTMRWLSLGQLYVGNWHDGVQQGHGTHVWLMKRTEPGAEFRPSNQYTGNFFQGYRHGPGIFYYAGGAIYEGGWQDNKKHGKGKVTLKDGYEFEGQFLNDKMVSPIMTANQAPVLHGMAESLGPDMTVNIDCALEKIPNRNQAVEHKQVRFLLLRYKTELRSIYRFYCRLGQPQIPGGAFLLSRMQLWRLLKDCYVHHRCASLAQLDLYIRDNPDPAEVHSPFTPIMLSRFLSCLVIIAYHIYHKELESSNYILAECFSKLLTDDIFPNAKNVKGFLFKPPERTIVAVDFLTKSWKVYQAYCKVNKPPRDDSTMTNRHILWMYQDLDLYDSDLTISRVMEILSAETLDPSNMSACMEIEIVFLEFYEVLLGCGEVKCQQMTGPYPKIGPSRSSSALARQWQQTLAQDRELDAWSHKIHHFFKQIFFPAVDLLHLL is encoded by the exons ATGCCGATGGGCCAGGGTAAGTATACTTGGCCAGACGGCAGTACTTATGAAGGTGACGTGTGGTATGGTGTCAGGCATGGCAATGGAATCCACAAAAGCGGCAATGTGACATACAAAGGGCAATGGAATCACAGCAGGAGGCACGGAAAG GGTACTGTGTATTACAACCAAGAAGAGACATCTTGGTACAAAGGCAACTGGGTGTTGAACGAAAGAGTGGGCTGGGGAGTAAGATG CTACCCCTCTGGAAACATTTATTTTGGTGAGTGGAAGCAGAATTTGAGATATGGAGAGGGCACCATGAGGTGGCTGAGTCTGGGACAGCTCTACGTTGGGAACTGGCATGACGGGGTCCAG CAAGGCCACGGCACACACGTGTGGCTCATGAAACGAACTGAGCCTGGAGCAGAATTCCGTCCCAGCAATCAGTACACGGGGAATTTTTTCCAGGGTTACAGGCATGGACCGGGAATCTTTTACTACGCTGGCGGGGCCATCTATGAAGGAGGATGGCAGGACAATAAAAAACATGGGAAG GGAAAGGTTACCCTTAAGGACGGCTATGAATTTGAAGGACAATTCCTTAATGACAAGATGGTATCTCCCATTATGACAGCAAACCAAGCCCCTGTTCTACATG GTATGGCTGAATCTCTGGGACCGGACATGACTGTCAACATAGATTGCGCTTTGGAAAAAATCCCAAATAGAAACCAAGCTGTTGAGCACAAACAA GTTAGGTTTTTACTGCTCAGGTACAAGACAGAGCTGAGGTCCATCTATCGCTTCTATTGCCGACTGGGCCAACCTCAGATTCCAGGCGGCGCCTTCTTGCTGTCCCGCATGCAGCTGTGGCGCTTGCTCAAAGACTGTTACGTTCACCATCGGTGCGCCAGCTTGGCGCAGCTCGACCTTTACATTCGAG ATAACCCAGACCCAGCAGAGGTTCACTCCCCCTTTACTCCCATAATGCTCAGTCGCTTCCTCAGCTGCCTTGTGATTATTGCCTACCACATCTATCACAAAGAATTGGA GTCATCAAATTACATCCTGGCTGAATGCTTCTCCAAATTGCTGACGGATGACATTTTTCCAAATGCCAAAAACGTCAAAG gctTCCTTTTTAAACCACCAGAACGAACAATTGTGGCTGTGGACTTCCTCACAAAATCGTGGAAGGTTTATCAGGCCTACTGCAAGGTCAACAAACCCCCTAGGGATGACAGCACCATGACAAACCGCCACATACTGTGGATGTATCAG GATCTCGACCTTTACGATAGCGATTTGACCATCTCTAGGGTAATGGAGATCCTCTCTGCAGAGACCCTTGATCCCAGCAATATGTCTGCCTGCATGGAAATAGAG attgTATTCCTGGAGTTTTATGAGGTTCTTCTTGGTTGTGGGGAGGTCAAGTGTCAGCAG ATGACTGGTCCTTACCCCAAGATTGGACCATCGCGATCCTCATCAG CACTAGCTCGTCAGTGGCAACAAACGCTGGCCCAAGACCGTGAACTGGATGCATGGAGTCATAAAATCCATCATTTCTTCAAACAGATCTTCTTCCCTGCTGTTGACCTGCTTCACTTACTGTAA
- the pms2 gene encoding mismatch repair endonuclease PMS2, with protein sequence MTDTCTEPAGAIRAIDKHSVHQICSGQVVLTLATAVKELVENSIDAGATNIDVKLKEHGIELVEVSDNGKGVEEANFEGLTLKHHTSKLRDFADLTHVETFGFRGEALSSLCALSDLIVVTCHQSSSVGTKLVFDHKGHLVERQPHPRQQGTTVSLQQLFLTLPVRHKEFQRNIKKEFTKMVHVLQSYCIIATGVRITCSNQNGQGKRNTIVSTSGSQNMRDNIAAVFGPKQLQSLLLFQHVAPDEKILEEYGLVNAKLPEKLFSISGFVSQADHGVGRSATDRQFFFINKRPCDPQKVFKLVNEVYHMYNRHQYPFVALNIEVASECVDVNVTPDKRQILLQEEKLLLAILKSCLISMFEAGVNKISLNNSLIPSNTTASKQSEENTLESGDYAEPLREKTKSSLNLAGLKAAFSNHSNFNSGVKSNTSKPTSNNSAQKTLKSFFANTGKTAARHPGAKSHHAGGSVGTSTLDGFRFGSKDIHLSSCDIGSSPNIQNSGPYSTTFDTEEPRTNTEDLTQTKAKFTEKFQKSDLQNQPTAYSECGSVSPDLKRARKENLACAVDAPVNVQKRTVPLNFSLKELTGKIRRLQNQKEKQKASEELQYRRFRAKINPGENQCAEEELKKEISKDMFKEMEILGQFNLGFIITKLNSDLFMIDQHATDEKYNFEMLQQHTVLQGQKLIVPQKLHLTAVNENILMENINIFRKNGFEFQVDEEAQVMDRVKLVSLPTSKNWTFGPADIEELIFMLTDSPGIMCRPSRVRQMFASRACRKSVMIGTALSRSEMKKLVVHMGEIEQPWNCPHGRPTMRHLINLDMVSRG encoded by the exons CACTGAACCCGCTGGAGCTATCAGGGCCATTGACAAGCACTCGGTGCATCAAATCTGCTCAGGGCAGGTGGTGCTTACCTTGGCAACTGCAGTAAAAGAACTGGTGGAAAACAGCATTGATGCTGGGGCCACCAACATTG ATGTCAAGCTTAAGGAGCATGGAATAGAACTAGTGGAGGTATCCGATAACGGAAAAGGTGTCGAGGAGGCCAACTTCGAAGGGTTGA CATTAAAACATCATACTTCAAAGCTGAGGGATTTTGCCGATCTCACTCATGTGGAGACCTTTGGCTTCAGAGGTGAAGCACTCAGCTCTTTGTGCGCTTTGAG TGACCTTATTGTGGTGACATGCCACCAGTCCAGCTCAGTGGGGACCAAGCTGGTCTTTGACCACAAAGGCCATTTGGTTGAGCGGCAACCTCACCCACGGCAACAAGGCACCACGGTCAGCCTGCAGCAGCTATTCCTAACGCTGCCTGTCAGACATAAGGAGTTCCAGCGTAATATTAAAAAG GAGTTCACCAAAATGGTGCATGTTTTACAGTCCTACTGCATCATCGCCACAGGAGTGCGCATTACCTGCTCCAACCAAAATGGACAAGGGAAGCGTAACACTATTGTTAGCACAAGTGGCAGCCAGAATATGCGAGACAACATAGCAGCTGTATTTGGACCCAAACAG CTACAGAGCCTTTTACTCTTTCAGCATGTGGCTCCTGATGAGAAGATTTTGGAAGAATATGGACTTGTGAATGCGAAACTCCCGGAGAAACTCTTTAG CATTTCAgggttcgtgtcacaagcagacCATGGTGTGGGAAGAAGTGCCACTGATAGACAATTCTTTTTTATAAATAAGCGACCGTGTGATCCCCAAAAG GTGTTTAAACTTGTAAATGAGGTCTATCACATGTACAATAGACATCAGTATCCGTTTGTTGCCTTGAACATAGAAGTCGCCTCAG agtgCGTGGACGTAAACGTTACCCCAGACAAGCGTCAGATTTTGCTTCAGGAAGAGAAGCTCTTACTGGCGATTCTAAAGTCTTGTCTCATCAGCATGTTTGAAGCTGGCGTCAATAAAATCAGTCTAAACAATAGTCTCATCCCCAGCAACA CTACTGCATCCAAACAATCTGAGGAGAACACTCTAGAATCGGGGGATTATGCAGAACCACTGCGGGAGAAGACAAAGTCATCCTTGAATCTGGCTGGTCTAAAAGCTGCTTTTTCAAATCACAGCAACTTCAATTCGGGTGTCAAATCCAACACGTCAAAACCCACCAGTAACAACTCTGCACAGAAAACCCTCAAGTCTTTCTTCGCAAACACTGGAAAAACCGCTGCCCGCCATCCAGGTGCAAAATCTCACCACGCGGGCGGCTCAGTAGGTACGTCAACGCTAGATGGGTTCAGGTTTGGCTCCAAAGACATTCATCTGTCCAGCTGTGACATCGGTTCTTCACCGAACATTCAGAATTCTGGCCCATACTCAACTACTTTTGATACTGAAGAACCCAGAACAAACACGGAAGACTTGAcacaaacaaaagcaaaattcacGGAAAAATTCCAGAAGTCAGACTTGCAAAATCAACCAACCGCCTACAGTGAGTGTGGTTCTGTGAGTCCAGATCTGAAAAGAGCCAGGAAGGAAAATCTTGCCTGTGCAGTAGATGCTCCAGTTAATGTACAAAAGAGGACGGTGCCGCTCAACTTCTCATTAAAAGAATTGACCGGGAAGATCAGGAGGTTACAAAACCAAAAGGAGAAGCAAAAAGCCAGCGAGGAGCTTCAGTACCGACGTTTTAGGGCCAAAATCAACCCTGGAGAAAACCAGTGTGCAGAAGAGGAGCTCAAGAAAGAGATCAG CAAAGACATGTTCAAAGAGATGGAGATTTTGGGCCAGTTTAATTTGGGCTTCATTATCACCAAACTCAACTCGGACCTTTTCATGATCGACCAACATGCCACAGATGAGAAATATAACTTCGAAATGCTGCAGCAGCACACAGTGCTCCAAGGACAAAAACTTATTGT ccctcagaAACTTCACCTCACAGCAGTTAATGAGAACATACTTATGGAAAACATCAATATCTTCCGAAAAAATGGCTTTGAATTTCAGGTGGATGAGGAAG CTCAGGTGATGGATAGAGTCAAACTGGTATCTTTGCCTACAAGTAAGAACTGGACATTTGGTCCAGCAGACATTGAGGAACTGATCTTCATGCTGACTGACAGCCCAGGGATCATGTGTCGGCCTTCGCGTGTCAGGCAAATGTTCGCCTCTAGAGCTTGTCGGAAATCT GTGATGATTGGAACCGCTTTGAGTAGAAGCGAGATGAAGAAGCTCGTGGTTCACATGGGTGAGATTGAGCAGCCGTGGAACTGTCCTCACGGGAGGCCCACTATGCGACACCTGATTAACCTGGATATGGTTTCACGAGGCTGA